From one Pseudomonas sp. B21-048 genomic stretch:
- a CDS encoding MarC family protein, translated as MLHVLFSVYLKMLVLYSPFFVLSCFISLTRGYSRKEQRRLAWKVATATLVSSVLLYLFGRVIFNVFGITVDAFRIGAGSVLFISALGMAQGKSAVQTDNVQQDVTIVPLTIPLTVGPGTIGALLVMGVSQPHWDDKLTAILSIALASFTVGVVLYLSNRIERILGDQGLQIVSRLMGLFVCALAAQIIFTGVKGYLVPGAIAP; from the coding sequence ATGCTCCACGTGTTATTCAGCGTTTATTTGAAGATGCTGGTGCTCTACAGCCCGTTCTTCGTGTTGTCCTGTTTCATCAGCCTGACCCGCGGCTATTCGCGTAAGGAGCAACGACGCCTGGCCTGGAAAGTGGCAACCGCCACGCTGGTTTCCAGCGTCTTGCTGTACCTGTTCGGTCGGGTGATTTTCAATGTGTTCGGCATCACCGTGGACGCCTTTCGCATTGGCGCCGGCAGCGTGTTGTTCATCTCGGCATTGGGCATGGCCCAGGGTAAGTCGGCGGTGCAGACCGATAACGTGCAGCAGGATGTGACCATCGTTCCGCTGACCATTCCGCTGACTGTTGGCCCGGGCACCATCGGGGCCTTGCTGGTGATGGGCGTGAGTCAGCCGCACTGGGACGACAAACTCACCGCCATACTCAGCATTGCTCTGGCTAGCTTCACGGTCGGGGTGGTGCTTTACTTATCCAACCGGATCGAACGGATTCTCGGCGATCAGGGTTTGCAGATCGTCAGCCGCTTGATGGGGTTGTTTGTCTGCGCACTGGCGGCGCAGATTATCTTTACCGGGGTAAAGGGCTATCTGGTGCCAGGCGCCATTGCCCCATGA
- a CDS encoding hybrid sensor histidine kinase/response regulator: MRWLRIAIGFTVTLLTLLCMLPAQAAQGSGWAVLLDEQGDLQLSDIRSSRYTNQFSPIELDRLTAAAPDGALWLRFRLAPGKHEQLLRVFAPDLSHLNLYVLDGDQLIDQMNTGTGQLQTKRPLPSSDFMLPLPQSDKTLDVYLRLASEHQLRPYITLQSAVMTAATQNLTLIYGLLFGCIAMLILHNLTRYAYTRSRSSLWLAACEGLLLLSLVLLLNLAGPWLPNWPALQTPGAYLALLLTAPCGLMFAHCFFAPLGPHPLNKLLLGDVLFIMVCGLLLLFVNTLPLNLITYALVALAGLSILFVSAHHWQKGYRPARLFVAAMVVFNLGTLIILPALQGLTLVSPQGLIIILLVFICISGLLMSIALGERQRSITENRFSISRDLAASNAEINAKAEFLAKISHEIRTPMNGVLGMTELLLGTPLSVKQRDYVQTIHSAGNELLTLINEILDISKLESGQIELDDVQFDLNALIEDCLNIFRAKAEQQNVELISFIQPQVPRVISGDPTRLRQTLLSLLENALKKTDEGEILIVVALDERSVEPRLRIAVQDSGHPMEAQERDALMHAELHSKHFFSATSLGGNLGLVIARQLIRLMQGEFGIKCGANQGSTLWLTLPLDPDRLEHPTSDLDSPLQGARVLIVDDNDTCRKVLVQQCSAWGLNVSAVPSGKEALALLRTKAHLRDYFDVVLLDQNMPGMTGMQLAAKIKEDPSLNHDILLIMLTGISNAPSKIIARNCGIKRILAKPVAGYTLKTTLADELNQRNKGLSVSQLPTGPTLPVKVPSDFRILVAEDNSISTKVIRGMLGKLNLQPDTASNGEEALVAMKAQRYDLVLMDCEMPILDGFSATQQLRAWEVGNQRIRTPVVALTAHILAEHKERARQAGMDGHMAKPVELSQLRDLIEHWVAQRDQQNRTASTV, from the coding sequence GTGCGCTGGCTCAGGATTGCCATAGGCTTCACCGTCACTCTGCTGACCTTGCTCTGCATGCTCCCGGCCCAAGCCGCGCAAGGCAGTGGCTGGGCAGTATTGCTCGACGAACAGGGCGACTTGCAGCTGAGCGATATCCGTTCCAGCCGCTACACCAATCAATTCAGCCCCATCGAACTCGACCGCCTCACCGCGGCCGCGCCCGACGGTGCACTATGGCTGCGCTTCAGGCTCGCGCCTGGCAAGCATGAACAGTTGCTGCGCGTGTTCGCACCGGACTTGTCGCACCTCAACCTGTATGTGCTCGACGGCGATCAGTTGATCGATCAAATGAATACCGGTACCGGGCAGCTCCAGACCAAGCGCCCGCTCCCCAGCAGCGACTTCATGTTGCCGTTGCCACAAAGCGACAAAACCCTCGACGTTTACTTGCGGCTGGCCTCCGAACACCAATTGCGGCCTTACATCACCCTGCAATCGGCGGTCATGACCGCGGCCACTCAGAACCTGACGCTGATCTACGGCCTGCTTTTTGGCTGCATCGCAATGTTGATCCTGCATAACCTGACGCGTTATGCCTATACCCGCTCACGCAGCAGCCTCTGGCTGGCGGCATGCGAAGGATTGTTGTTGCTTAGCCTGGTGTTGTTACTGAATCTGGCGGGGCCCTGGTTGCCGAACTGGCCCGCCTTGCAGACGCCCGGTGCCTACCTCGCCTTGCTGCTGACTGCACCTTGCGGCCTGATGTTCGCCCACTGCTTCTTCGCACCGCTTGGCCCACATCCGCTGAACAAGCTGCTGCTGGGAGACGTCCTGTTCATCATGGTCTGCGGTCTGCTGTTGCTGTTCGTCAACACGCTGCCGCTGAACCTCATCACGTACGCGCTGGTTGCCCTCGCCGGCCTCAGTATATTGTTCGTCAGCGCCCATCACTGGCAAAAAGGTTATCGCCCGGCGCGCCTGTTTGTCGCGGCCATGGTGGTCTTCAACCTTGGCACATTGATTATTCTGCCGGCGCTGCAGGGGCTGACCCTTGTCTCTCCGCAAGGCCTGATCATCATTTTGTTGGTGTTTATCTGTATCAGTGGCCTGTTGATGAGCATTGCCCTGGGCGAGCGACAGCGCAGTATCACCGAAAACCGTTTCAGCATCAGTCGCGACCTGGCCGCCAGCAATGCCGAGATCAACGCCAAAGCCGAATTTCTGGCAAAGATCAGCCACGAAATCCGCACCCCGATGAATGGCGTGCTGGGCATGACCGAACTGCTGCTGGGCACTCCGTTGTCGGTCAAGCAGCGCGATTACGTGCAGACCATCCATAGCGCCGGCAACGAGCTGCTGACGCTGATCAATGAAATTCTCGACATCTCCAAACTCGAATCCGGGCAGATTGAACTGGACGATGTGCAGTTTGATCTCAATGCCCTGATCGAAGACTGCCTCAATATCTTCCGCGCCAAGGCCGAACAGCAGAACGTCGAACTGATCAGTTTTATCCAGCCACAGGTACCGCGTGTCATCAGCGGTGATCCGACGCGCCTGCGCCAGACCCTGCTGAGCCTGCTGGAAAACGCTCTGAAGAAAACCGACGAAGGTGAGATTCTGATCGTCGTCGCTCTGGATGAACGCAGCGTCGAACCGCGGTTGCGCATCGCCGTGCAGGACAGCGGCCACCCAATGGAGGCCCAGGAGCGCGACGCACTGATGCATGCCGAACTGCATAGCAAGCACTTTTTCTCGGCCACCAGCCTGGGGGGCAATCTTGGGCTGGTCATCGCCCGTCAGCTGATCCGTTTGATGCAGGGTGAATTCGGCATCAAGTGTGGCGCCAATCAGGGCAGTACATTATGGCTGACCCTGCCACTGGACCCGGACCGTCTCGAACATCCGACGTCAGACCTGGACAGCCCGCTGCAAGGCGCACGCGTATTGATCGTGGATGACAACGACACCTGTCGCAAGGTGCTGGTGCAGCAGTGCAGCGCTTGGGGCCTGAATGTCAGCGCCGTGCCGTCCGGCAAGGAGGCCCTGGCATTGCTGCGTACCAAGGCTCACCTGCGCGATTACTTCGATGTGGTCCTGCTGGACCAGAACATGCCCGGCATGACCGGCATGCAACTGGCCGCCAAGATCAAGGAAGATCCAAGCCTGAACCACGACATTCTGCTGATCATGCTCACTGGCATCAGCAACGCGCCGAGCAAGATCATCGCGCGCAACTGCGGGATCAAACGCATCCTTGCCAAACCGGTGGCCGGCTATACCCTCAAGACCACCCTGGCGGACGAACTGAACCAGCGCAACAAAGGCCTGTCCGTCTCGCAACTGCCCACCGGTCCTACCCTTCCGGTCAAGGTGCCCAGCGATTTCCGCATACTGGTGGCCGAAGACAACAGCATCTCGACCAAAGTCATACGCGGCATGCTGGGCAAGCTCAACCTGCAACCGGACACCGCCAGCAATGGCGAAGAAGCCTTGGTGGCGATGAAGGCCCAGCGCTATGACCTGGTGCTGATGGACTGTGAAATGCCGATCCTCGACGGCTTCTCCGCCACCCAGCAATTGCGCGCCTGGGAAGTCGGTAATCAGCGGATTCGCACCCCCGTGGTGGCGCTGACCGCACACATCCTCGCCGAGCACAAAGAGCGCGCGCGCCAGGCCGGCATGGACGGGCACATGGCCAAACCGGTCGAGCTGTCGCAGTTGCGCGACCTGATCGAACACTGGGTTGCTCAGCGCGATCAGCAGAATCGGACGGCCTCGACCGTCTGA
- the purD gene encoding phosphoribosylamine--glycine ligase: MNILIIGSGGREHALAWKVAQDPRVQKVFVAPGNAGTAIEAKCENVAIDVLALEQLADFAEKNVSLTIVGPEVPLVAGVVDLFRARGLDCFGPTAGAAQLEGSKAFTKDFLARHKIPTADYQNFTEVEPALAYLREKGAPIVIKADGLAAGKGVIVAMTLGEAEDAVRDMLAGNAFGDAGSRVVIEEFLDGEEASFIVMVDGKNVLPMATSQDHKRVGDGDTGPNTGGMGAYSPAPVVTAEVHQRVMDLVIWPTVRGMAEEGNVYTGFLYAGLMIDKAGNPKVIEFNCRFGDPETQPVMLRLQSSLVLLVEAALAQALDKVEAQWDPRPSVGIVLAAGGYPGDYAKGVAINGLDAAATLEGKVFHAGTALKDGQVVTAGGRVLCATAMGTSVDAAQQQAYKLAAKIDWEGCFYRKDIGYRAIARERGENQE, translated from the coding sequence ATGAATATTTTGATCATTGGCAGCGGTGGCCGTGAACACGCCCTGGCCTGGAAAGTGGCTCAGGATCCGCGCGTGCAGAAAGTTTTCGTTGCCCCGGGCAACGCCGGCACGGCCATTGAAGCCAAGTGCGAGAACGTCGCTATCGACGTGCTGGCCCTTGAGCAGCTTGCAGATTTCGCGGAGAAAAACGTTTCCCTGACCATCGTCGGTCCGGAAGTGCCGCTGGTCGCCGGTGTCGTCGATCTGTTTCGCGCCCGTGGTCTGGATTGCTTTGGCCCAACTGCGGGTGCCGCGCAACTGGAAGGTTCGAAAGCGTTCACCAAAGACTTCCTGGCTCGTCACAAGATCCCGACCGCCGACTACCAGAACTTCACAGAGGTCGAGCCGGCCTTGGCTTATCTGCGCGAAAAAGGCGCACCGATCGTCATCAAGGCCGATGGCCTGGCCGCCGGTAAAGGCGTGATCGTCGCCATGACCCTGGGCGAAGCCGAAGACGCAGTGCGCGACATGCTCGCCGGCAACGCGTTTGGCGACGCCGGTTCCCGCGTGGTGATCGAAGAGTTCCTGGATGGCGAAGAAGCCAGCTTCATCGTCATGGTCGACGGCAAGAACGTGTTGCCGATGGCCACCAGTCAGGACCACAAACGCGTCGGCGACGGCGACACCGGCCCGAACACCGGCGGCATGGGCGCTTACTCCCCGGCCCCGGTCGTCACGGCCGAAGTCCATCAGCGGGTCATGGACCTGGTGATCTGGCCGACCGTGCGTGGCATGGCCGAGGAAGGCAACGTTTACACTGGCTTCCTCTATGCCGGCCTGATGATCGACAAGGCGGGCAACCCAAAAGTCATCGAGTTCAATTGCCGTTTCGGCGATCCCGAGACCCAACCGGTAATGCTGCGTTTGCAGTCGAGCCTGGTGTTGCTGGTGGAAGCGGCCCTGGCGCAAGCGCTGGACAAGGTCGAAGCACAATGGGATCCACGTCCGAGCGTCGGCATCGTATTGGCCGCTGGCGGTTACCCGGGTGACTACGCCAAAGGCGTTGCCATCAACGGCCTGGATGCAGCCGCGACACTGGAAGGCAAAGTCTTCCATGCCGGTACTGCGCTCAAGGACGGTCAGGTGGTCACTGCCGGTGGTCGGGTGCTGTGCGCAACCGCCATGGGCACCAGCGTCGATGCAGCCCAGCAGCAGGCTTACAAACTGGCAGCTAAAATCGACTGGGAAGGCTGCTTCTACCGCAAGGACATTGGCTACCGCGCCATTGCCCGCGAGCGTGGCGAAAATCAGGAATAA
- the purH gene encoding bifunctional phosphoribosylaminoimidazolecarboxamide formyltransferase/IMP cyclohydrolase: protein MTDQTTRLPIRRALISVSDKTGILEFAKELEALGVEILSTGGTFKLLRDNGVAAVEVADYTGFAEMMDGRVKTLHPKIHGGILGRRGIDDAIMNEHGIKPIDLVAVNLYPFQATINKPGCDLPTAIENIDIGGPTMVRSAAKNHKDVAIVVNASDYASVLESLKAGGLTYAQRFDLMLKAFEHTAAYDGMIANYMGTVNQAAETLSTEGRSEFPRTFNSQFIKAQEMRYGENPHQSAAFYVEAKPAEVGIATATQLQGKELSYNNVADTDAALECVKSFVKPACVIVKHANPCGVAVSPDAEGGIRQAYELAYATDTESAFGGIIAFNRELDAETAKAIVERQFVEVIIAPSVSAEARAIVAAKANVRLLTCGEWSADRAPAWDYKRVNGGLLVQSRDIGMIGSEDLKVVTKRAPSEQEINDLIFAWKVAKYVKSNAIVYAKNRQTIGVGAGQMSRVNSARIAAIKAEHAGLQVAGSVMASDAFFPFRDGLDNAAKVGITAVIQPGGSMRDNEVIAAADEAGIAMVFTGMRHFRH, encoded by the coding sequence ATGACCGACCAGACTACCCGCCTGCCGATCCGCCGCGCCTTGATCAGCGTTTCCGACAAGACCGGGATCCTCGAATTCGCCAAAGAGCTCGAAGCCCTGGGCGTCGAAATCCTCTCCACCGGCGGGACGTTCAAACTGCTGCGCGACAACGGCGTTGCCGCAGTGGAAGTCGCGGATTACACCGGTTTTGCAGAAATGATGGACGGTCGGGTGAAAACCCTGCACCCGAAAATCCACGGCGGGATTCTCGGTCGTCGCGGTATCGACGACGCCATCATGAACGAGCACGGCATCAAGCCGATCGACCTGGTCGCGGTCAACCTGTACCCGTTCCAAGCCACCATCAACAAGCCAGGCTGCGACCTGCCGACCGCCATCGAAAACATCGACATCGGCGGCCCGACCATGGTCCGTTCGGCCGCCAAGAACCACAAAGACGTGGCCATCGTGGTGAATGCCAGCGATTACGCCAGCGTCCTGGAAAGCCTCAAGGCCGGTGGTCTGACCTACGCTCAGCGCTTCGACCTGATGCTCAAGGCCTTCGAACACACCGCCGCCTATGACGGCATGATCGCCAACTACATGGGCACCGTGAACCAGGCGGCTGAAACCCTCAGCACCGAAGGTCGCAGCGAATTCCCGCGCACCTTCAACAGCCAGTTCATCAAGGCTCAGGAAATGCGCTACGGCGAGAACCCGCACCAGAGCGCGGCGTTCTACGTGGAAGCCAAGCCTGCCGAAGTCGGCATCGCCACCGCTACCCAACTGCAAGGCAAAGAGCTGTCGTACAACAACGTGGCCGACACCGACGCGGCGCTGGAATGCGTGAAGAGCTTCGTCAAGCCGGCCTGCGTGATTGTCAAGCACGCCAACCCGTGCGGCGTGGCGGTGAGCCCGGACGCCGAAGGCGGCATTCGTCAGGCTTACGAACTGGCCTACGCCACCGACACCGAATCGGCGTTCGGCGGCATCATCGCCTTCAACCGCGAACTGGATGCTGAAACTGCCAAAGCCATCGTCGAGCGTCAGTTCGTCGAAGTGATCATCGCCCCGTCCGTCAGCGCAGAAGCCCGCGCCATCGTCGCCGCAAAAGCCAACGTGCGCCTGCTGACCTGTGGCGAGTGGTCGGCTGATCGCGCTCCGGCCTGGGACTACAAACGCGTCAATGGCGGTTTGCTGGTGCAGAGCCGCGATATTGGCATGATCGGCAGCGAAGACCTGAAAGTCGTGACCAAGCGCGCCCCGAGCGAACAGGAAATCAACGACCTGATCTTCGCCTGGAAAGTCGCCAAATACGTGAAGTCCAATGCCATCGTCTACGCCAAGAATCGTCAGACCATCGGTGTCGGCGCCGGCCAGATGAGCCGCGTGAACTCCGCGCGTATCGCCGCGATCAAGGCTGAACACGCCGGGTTGCAGGTAGCAGGCTCGGTGATGGCCTCCGACGCCTTTTTCCCGTTCCGCGATGGTCTGGACAATGCGGCCAAGGTCGGCATCACGGCGGTGATCCAGCCGGGCGGCTCGATGCGTGATAACGAAGTGATTGCAGCAGCCGACGAGGCTGGCATCGCGATGGTCTTTACTGGCATGCGCCACTTCCGTCACTGA
- the fis gene encoding DNA-binding transcriptional regulator Fis: MTMMTETLVSGTTPVSDNVNLKQHLNTPSEEGQTLRGNVEKALHNYFAHLEGAAVTDVYNLVLSEVEAPLLECVMNYVKGNQTKASELLGLNRGTLRKKLKQYDLL, encoded by the coding sequence ATGACGATGATGACCGAGACTTTAGTGAGTGGAACAACACCCGTGAGCGACAACGTGAATTTGAAACAGCACCTCAATACGCCGAGCGAAGAAGGTCAGACCCTTCGCGGGAATGTCGAGAAGGCGCTGCACAATTATTTCGCCCACCTTGAGGGCGCTGCCGTCACGGATGTGTACAACCTGGTGCTCTCCGAAGTCGAGGCTCCCCTGCTCGAATGCGTGATGAACTACGTCAAGGGCAACCAGACCAAAGCCAGTGAGTTGCTCGGGTTGAACCGGGGCACCCTGCGCAAGAAACTCAAGCAGTACGATTTGCTGTAA
- the dusB gene encoding tRNA dihydrouridine synthase DusB, whose amino-acid sequence MSAVRIGPYTLHNGLILAPMAGVTDQPFRQLCKRLGAGLVVSEMVTSDMSLWNTRKSRMRMIHEGDPEPRSVQIAGGDAQMLADAARANVELGAQIIDINMGCPAKKVCNKAAGSALLKDEALVTEILQAVVAAVDVPVTLKIRTGWDRMNKNGLTVAKIAEQAGITALAVHGRTRADLYTGVAEYDTIAAIKQAVSIPVFANGDIDSPEKARYVLDATGADGLLVGRAAQGRPWIFREIDHYLRTGEKLPAPELIEVERILLEHLAALHAFYGDVMGVRIARKHVGWYLATLPGAREFRAHFNRLQETEAQCAYVRAFFAERYKSLTGDGEGVAA is encoded by the coding sequence ATGTCGGCGGTACGCATCGGTCCATATACATTGCACAACGGTTTGATTCTCGCCCCTATGGCGGGTGTCACCGACCAGCCCTTTCGTCAGCTGTGCAAGCGACTGGGCGCAGGCCTTGTAGTCTCGGAAATGGTCACCAGCGACATGAGCTTGTGGAACACCCGCAAATCGCGGATGCGCATGATCCACGAAGGCGATCCCGAGCCCCGCTCGGTACAGATCGCCGGCGGTGATGCGCAGATGCTGGCGGATGCAGCCCGGGCCAACGTCGAACTGGGCGCACAGATTATTGATATCAACATGGGCTGTCCGGCGAAGAAGGTCTGCAACAAGGCCGCCGGGTCCGCCCTGTTGAAAGATGAAGCATTGGTGACCGAGATCCTGCAGGCCGTGGTGGCCGCGGTCGATGTGCCGGTCACCCTGAAGATCCGCACCGGCTGGGACCGGATGAACAAAAACGGCCTGACCGTGGCGAAGATCGCCGAACAGGCAGGTATTACGGCGCTGGCGGTGCATGGCCGCACCCGTGCCGATTTGTACACAGGAGTTGCCGAATACGACACCATTGCTGCGATCAAGCAGGCGGTGTCCATCCCGGTCTTCGCCAATGGCGATATCGATTCGCCCGAGAAGGCCCGGTACGTGCTCGACGCGACCGGTGCCGACGGCCTGTTGGTGGGTCGGGCTGCCCAGGGGCGGCCCTGGATTTTTCGTGAAATCGACCATTATCTGCGTACCGGCGAAAAACTCCCGGCACCGGAATTGATCGAGGTGGAACGTATTCTGCTTGAGCATCTGGCCGCGCTGCATGCCTTCTATGGCGACGTCATGGGCGTGCGCATAGCTCGCAAGCATGTGGGCTGGTATCTCGCAACCTTGCCGGGCGCCAGGGAGTTCCGCGCCCACTTCAATCGTTTGCAAGAGACGGAAGCACAATGCGCCTACGTTCGGGCCTTCTTCGCCGAACGCTACAAGAGCCTGACAGGGGACGGAGAAGGGGTGGCCGCATGA
- a CDS encoding DUF3426 domain-containing protein has product MTDSFVTQCPHCQTSFRVSHAQLSVARGVVRCGSCLQVFNAAKQLLEQRAGRETVKPIAPAPVEPTVQRAISQKQWTAAEMDLDSLDLDEELARLEQREIQPTTEFGRPREDSLSAHRDIGEYDQEPWSDSLFSESAADRAQTVEAPTAEPTIEPNKHSRTEPSLSLEPVELNDEPAIQQLRLHDPLDTPITFGSLSATPDEVDDDLPSVEPLRKRRQRSEPGLRAQALEDLSDDPLQLDWQKRRSPWGRRFFWLLLILFGAAGLVGQYVAYHFDELARQDQYRPWFQQLCPHISCTVPSKVDIAKVKSSNLVVRSHPDFNGALVVDAIIYNRASFSQPFPLLELRFADLNGHLIASRRFKPGEYLNGDLEGLAEMPPQTPIHIALDILDPGPKAVNYSLSFHSPE; this is encoded by the coding sequence ATGACCGACAGCTTCGTCACCCAGTGCCCGCATTGCCAAACCAGCTTCCGCGTCAGCCATGCTCAGTTGAGCGTGGCCCGTGGAGTGGTTCGTTGCGGCTCGTGCTTGCAGGTGTTCAACGCCGCCAAGCAGTTGCTCGAGCAGCGGGCCGGCAGGGAGACGGTCAAACCGATTGCACCGGCGCCCGTCGAACCGACCGTGCAGCGGGCCATCAGCCAAAAGCAATGGACCGCTGCAGAAATGGATCTGGACAGCCTGGACCTGGACGAAGAACTCGCCCGGCTCGAACAGCGGGAAATCCAGCCAACGACGGAATTCGGCCGGCCCCGCGAAGACAGCCTCAGCGCTCACCGCGATATCGGCGAATACGACCAGGAGCCCTGGTCCGACAGTCTATTCAGCGAATCAGCCGCCGATCGCGCGCAAACGGTCGAGGCACCTACGGCAGAACCGACGATCGAGCCGAACAAACACTCGCGCACCGAACCTTCCTTGTCGTTGGAGCCCGTGGAGCTAAACGACGAACCCGCAATACAACAGCTACGCCTGCACGACCCGCTCGACACTCCGATCACCTTTGGAAGCCTGTCGGCGACGCCCGATGAAGTCGACGACGATCTGCCCTCGGTCGAGCCTTTGCGCAAGCGACGCCAACGCAGCGAACCGGGCCTGCGCGCGCAAGCGCTGGAGGACCTGAGCGACGACCCGTTGCAACTGGATTGGCAAAAGCGTCGCTCCCCCTGGGGCCGGCGCTTTTTCTGGCTGCTACTGATCCTGTTCGGCGCTGCGGGCCTCGTCGGCCAATACGTCGCCTACCACTTCGACGAACTGGCACGCCAGGATCAGTACCGCCCCTGGTTCCAGCAACTGTGCCCGCACATCAGTTGCACCGTGCCGTCCAAAGTCGACATCGCGAAAGTCAAAAGCAGCAACCTGGTGGTCCGCAGCCACCCGGACTTCAACGGTGCGCTGGTGGTCGATGCCATCATCTACAACCGTGCGTCCTTCTCCCAGCCTTTCCCATTGCTGGAGCTGCGCTTTGCCGACCTGAACGGCCACCTCATTGCCAGCCGTCGCTTCAAGCCAGGCGAGTACCTCAACGGTGACCTCGAAGGCCTGGCGGAAATGCCACCACAAACGCCGATCCACATCGCGCTGGACATTCTGGATCCAGGCCCCAAAGCGGTGAACTACAGCCTGAGCTTCCACTCGCCCGAGTGA
- the prmA gene encoding 50S ribosomal protein L11 methyltransferase translates to MPWLQVRLAISPEQAETYEDAFLEVGAVSVTFMDAEDQPIFEPELNTTPLWSHTHLLALFEGGTEAASVLAHLELLTGSPLPEHHSEVIEDQDWERSWMDGFQPMRFGQRLWIVPSWHAAPEPDAVNLLLDPGLAFGTGTHPTTALCLEWLDGQDLKGCNVLDFGCGSGILAIAALLLGAKEAVGTDIDVQALEASRDNAGRNNIADERFPLYLPQDLPQVQADVLVANILAGPLVSLAPQLSSLVKPGGRLALSGILAEQGEEVAAAYAQDFDLDPIANRDGWVRITGRRR, encoded by the coding sequence ATGCCTTGGCTGCAAGTCCGTCTCGCCATCAGCCCAGAACAAGCCGAAACCTACGAAGACGCTTTCCTTGAAGTGGGCGCCGTGTCGGTGACTTTCATGGACGCCGAAGATCAGCCGATTTTCGAACCGGAACTCAACACCACCCCGCTGTGGTCGCACACTCACCTGCTGGCCTTGTTCGAAGGTGGCACTGAAGCCGCCAGCGTACTGGCGCACCTTGAGTTGCTGACCGGCAGCCCGCTGCCCGAGCACCACAGCGAAGTGATCGAAGACCAGGACTGGGAACGCAGCTGGATGGACGGTTTCCAGCCGATGCGTTTCGGTCAGCGCCTGTGGATCGTCCCAAGCTGGCACGCCGCGCCTGAGCCAGACGCGGTGAACCTGCTGCTGGATCCGGGCCTGGCGTTCGGCACCGGCACTCACCCGACTACCGCGCTGTGCCTGGAATGGCTCGACGGTCAGGACCTGAAAGGCTGCAACGTGCTCGACTTCGGTTGTGGTTCGGGGATTCTGGCGATTGCCGCCCTGTTGCTGGGCGCCAAAGAAGCCGTCGGCACCGACATCGACGTGCAGGCGCTGGAAGCCTCCCGCGACAACGCCGGTCGCAACAACATTGCCGACGAACGCTTCCCGCTGTATCTGCCGCAAGACCTGCCACAGGTTCAGGCCGACGTGCTGGTCGCCAACATTCTTGCCGGCCCACTGGTTTCGCTGGCGCCGCAACTGTCCAGCCTGGTCAAGCCAGGCGGTCGTTTGGCGCTGTCAGGTATCCTTGCAGAACAAGGCGAAGAAGTCGCCGCCGCCTACGCCCAGGACTTCGATCTGGACCCGATCGCCAATCGCGACGGCTGGGTGCGCATCACTGGCCGTCGGCGCTAG